A single region of the Gemmatimonadota bacterium genome encodes:
- a CDS encoding TolC family protein, translated as MMRIDIRRFSGSAPVAFMLFIMAGAIAPRALDAQESAGAMGLEQVVRTALGSNRDVIAARLGLREANERVSEAWSNVYPTVDLNVSYTRNISPPVNFLPAAIFDPTAGPDDYIVVQFGADNQWTSSLSVEQPLFRPSVFVALGAAGRFESLQEESVRGQTQAVVTRVRVAYYQLLLAQEQVRLTENSLHRVRQSLDETQALHRAGLASEYDVLRLQVEFANMQPNLRRAQNASLQARRQIAVELDVSDQESLEVKGSLAEMDLENIEANTPANREVLAFTGFQGGVGEAVRVAGDLRSDVRQLELIEDLRRSEMRLEQVSYLPEVTLFGNYIINAQDNGSPNFFARGDGQRAYSRMVGVRVSIPIFQGFSRDARIDQKRALVRQAEAQTQKGVDQAVAQVKSLIEATDEARLRARGQRLAVTQAERGFEIASAQYREGLSSQLELTDSEVALRQSEFNYAQAVYDYLVARAQLDEATGRVPLVDVDAQGGRF; from the coding sequence CATGTTGTTCATCATGGCCGGGGCCATCGCGCCGCGTGCGCTCGACGCTCAAGAGTCGGCTGGTGCGATGGGGCTCGAGCAGGTCGTGCGCACTGCCCTCGGCAGCAACCGGGACGTGATCGCCGCCCGGCTGGGGCTGCGCGAGGCGAACGAGCGCGTCTCCGAGGCGTGGAGTAATGTCTATCCCACGGTAGACCTCAACGTGAGCTATACGCGCAATATTTCGCCCCCAGTGAACTTCCTGCCGGCCGCGATCTTCGATCCGACGGCCGGCCCGGACGACTACATCGTCGTGCAGTTTGGTGCGGACAACCAGTGGACGTCTTCGCTCAGCGTCGAGCAGCCGCTCTTCCGACCGAGCGTCTTCGTCGCGCTCGGGGCGGCCGGGCGCTTCGAGAGCCTTCAGGAAGAGTCGGTACGCGGACAGACGCAGGCCGTGGTGACGCGAGTCCGAGTGGCCTATTACCAGCTACTGCTTGCGCAGGAGCAGGTGCGCCTCACGGAGAACTCGCTCCATCGCGTGCGCCAGTCACTCGATGAGACGCAGGCGTTGCACCGTGCGGGGTTGGCGTCCGAGTACGACGTGCTCCGGCTCCAGGTCGAGTTCGCCAATATGCAGCCCAACCTGCGGCGCGCGCAGAATGCCTCCCTGCAGGCACGACGTCAGATCGCGGTGGAGCTCGACGTCTCGGACCAGGAGTCGCTGGAGGTCAAGGGCTCGCTCGCGGAGATGGATCTCGAGAACATCGAGGCCAACACACCCGCGAATCGGGAGGTGTTGGCGTTCACGGGTTTCCAAGGTGGCGTCGGTGAGGCCGTGCGGGTCGCGGGTGACCTGCGGTCCGACGTGCGTCAACTCGAACTCATCGAGGACCTACGCCGCAGCGAGATGCGACTCGAACAGGTGAGCTACCTGCCCGAAGTGACCCTGTTCGGGAACTACATCATCAACGCGCAAGACAACGGCAGCCCCAACTTCTTTGCGCGGGGCGATGGGCAGCGCGCGTACTCTCGGATGGTCGGGGTGCGAGTGAGCATCCCGATCTTCCAGGGCTTCAGTCGTGATGCCCGCATCGACCAGAAGCGCGCGCTCGTGCGCCAGGCCGAAGCCCAGACACAAAAGGGCGTCGACCAGGCGGTAGCGCAGGTAAAGAGCCTGATTGAGGCGACCGACGAGGCGCGCCTGCGTGCACGGGGGCAGCGCCTGGCGGTCACTCAGGCCGAGCGTGGCTTTGAGATCGCCAGCGCCCAGTACCGGGAAGGCCTCAGCAGCCAACTGGAGCTCACGGACTCGGAAGTCGCGCTGCGACAGAGCGAGTTCAACTACGCACAGGCTGTT